The Candidatus Protochlamydia phocaeensis genome has a window encoding:
- a CDS encoding c-type cytochrome gives MQRADLYQIFLIASGVLVTALFGVFLYREIFPEYRIYQDDYLALEEFRTTYTKQPVPPFKTGVKQIVLEKENKGPPVIDRCTSCHVALQIPYFSPTKLAYDLNGNIVRDDEGRPVLTANEDYIWRKLDDKIAELKDEKVIQQLKSQGQEAEVKKRLAEAEKYESLKTAHVGDQVYDVTKVLAMHPLMGHETRPFEYHPIEEYGCTSCHNGNGRGLTTNKAHGPVFDGQYEGEYRGPTPQFTESDPENDPRFAHVFNEKPGHELLFQTEPLFVGALIQAKCMQCHQTSERQLESAATSTSDLAQQRQKRLQVLLNAYNSDKQALSDLLRLQKVIQDKGYEGLMKELKEKLTDYTLPPSTLEHVSSQINYLEKAIKNQPDEDKRRKLASERINQDLIALLGSEGLVRSIEQAYDQKGEEAIDAFLRQHQKDPQAKGTLFDKGEALDLNQDLIQHAQDTAQSFETAVGDQKVLSALMSDVDELTRNYQRGKDLYMSQACYACHRISGFARGGVGPELTRIGESYPWYIKESIVWPQADLKTSTMPNMRLDHEEIEDLMTFLLAQRGGNRAVSQTSQQAYLQAWEAGRKMNWEKPVPPAKMHDLRYAMTVFATQGCASCHRLQGFDSNIGFKGEKDSSDFNEELYRQQEWFKRLFPEVIHLTTYDEQLPGSEIVNQIEKHAAEIDKYIVDNVRQNGILEEINKEHPEVVESLYSNFRYASRAKNHYYETLIEKESDPSKIAQLKAEHQAWQDRVHRVLMTYIQVYGLGRLIGPHLNWSGIYRTDEWLMEHFRNPSAHVPRSIMPVMPFDDTKFYALTYMLDELGIRNRNAVRQIWSLQGFNPQEAYDMHCAQCHGIAMQGNGVIAEWIYPIPKNLHNSDFLRNLTKEQAIYSITHGVHGTPMPPWGEIAQDKPQDIQKAGKKTPVLTAAEIRYLVDWLFSSLPGGEVMRELEGVPKWHYQPHDVLKELKDEGGHLIPLPEKSRKSLQEKELLPEKNLPEENNPPPSDASAISFLPTGEGYYASIRPEVYPRTAPQNVQQENKVEDVFDVLPNQQMPGGYSYYIKKKYYTPHNIQEGQKFFLLNCAVCHGNEADGSGIRGQAMQDAKPRMLTNLDWIESRDDMRLLRSIKYGVPGTSMTPWGDFTNSLQRLQLVMFIRTLSEEHDKRNGLEQALYQTYENDQMAIEDARIGISKQLRSAELESKEVEEKQTGIERRITEGKVDPQEAIKLYERHLEIERKINLLQECDKKLQELKSEVKRERELYFNLGVALITAKGISDDTVNRFLGLIRLNANRYSSDDQKLTLSHDPKTDQEIRKARKAIEQELNDQVAALERQRLVLQGKIHSAERTEELATNQAEIESIKKLKAKLIADTEEALRSIAKQESLLQEFNKLEKSEPQQNKSNEAGQLKKANDGQSNREQAPHSAKNQ, from the coding sequence ATGCAACGCGCGGATCTCTATCAAATTTTTCTGATTGCCTCAGGCGTCTTGGTTACCGCCTTATTTGGAGTTTTTCTTTATCGAGAGATTTTCCCCGAATACCGCATTTATCAAGATGACTATTTGGCCTTGGAAGAGTTTCGCACAACCTATACCAAGCAGCCGGTTCCACCCTTTAAAACGGGAGTAAAGCAAATTGTCCTAGAAAAAGAAAACAAGGGGCCGCCAGTCATTGACCGCTGCACCTCCTGCCATGTCGCGCTGCAAATTCCTTATTTTTCTCCAACTAAACTGGCTTACGATCTTAACGGAAATATTGTCCGCGATGACGAAGGCCGGCCGGTCCTTACAGCCAATGAAGACTATATTTGGCGAAAGCTGGACGATAAAATTGCCGAACTTAAAGATGAGAAGGTCATCCAGCAGCTGAAAAGCCAAGGGCAAGAAGCAGAGGTCAAGAAGCGTTTGGCCGAAGCCGAAAAATATGAATCTCTCAAAACAGCTCATGTTGGCGATCAAGTCTATGATGTGACCAAAGTGCTTGCCATGCATCCTTTAATGGGACATGAGACGAGGCCGTTTGAATACCATCCCATCGAGGAATATGGCTGCACCTCGTGCCATAATGGAAATGGAAGAGGGCTGACAACAAATAAAGCCCATGGGCCGGTTTTTGATGGCCAATATGAGGGAGAATATCGTGGGCCCACTCCGCAATTTACAGAATCCGATCCTGAAAATGATCCGCGTTTTGCTCATGTGTTTAATGAAAAACCTGGTCATGAACTGCTCTTTCAGACAGAGCCTCTATTCGTGGGGGCATTGATTCAAGCCAAATGTATGCAATGCCATCAGACCAGCGAACGCCAGCTAGAAAGTGCTGCAACTTCAACTTCAGATCTAGCGCAGCAGCGTCAAAAACGCTTGCAGGTATTATTGAATGCTTATAACAGCGATAAGCAAGCATTAAGCGATCTGCTTCGCCTTCAAAAAGTCATTCAAGATAAAGGCTATGAAGGACTAATGAAAGAGCTTAAAGAGAAGCTGACTGATTATACCTTGCCGCCTTCTACTCTCGAACATGTAAGTTCGCAGATCAATTATTTGGAAAAGGCAATTAAAAATCAGCCGGATGAAGATAAGCGCCGTAAATTGGCCTCCGAGCGCATTAATCAAGATCTAATTGCCCTTTTAGGAAGCGAAGGATTGGTTCGCTCCATTGAGCAAGCTTATGATCAAAAGGGGGAGGAGGCTATTGATGCATTTTTGCGACAGCATCAAAAAGACCCTCAAGCCAAGGGAACATTATTTGATAAAGGCGAAGCCCTGGATTTGAACCAAGACTTGATCCAGCATGCACAAGATACGGCGCAATCTTTTGAAACCGCTGTCGGCGACCAAAAAGTCCTATCGGCTTTAATGTCGGATGTGGATGAATTGACACGCAATTATCAAAGAGGAAAGGACCTGTATATGTCGCAGGCTTGCTATGCTTGCCATCGCATTTCCGGGTTTGCCAGGGGCGGCGTGGGGCCTGAGCTGACGCGTATTGGAGAGAGCTATCCTTGGTATATCAAAGAATCGATTGTATGGCCGCAGGCCGATCTTAAAACCTCAACTATGCCCAATATGCGGCTAGATCATGAGGAGATCGAAGATTTGATGACCTTCTTATTGGCGCAAAGAGGGGGGAATCGAGCTGTATCGCAGACTAGCCAACAGGCTTATTTGCAAGCGTGGGAAGCTGGACGTAAAATGAATTGGGAAAAGCCAGTCCCGCCCGCTAAAATGCATGATTTACGCTATGCCATGACGGTTTTTGCCACCCAAGGCTGTGCCAGCTGCCATCGCTTGCAGGGATTTGATTCCAATATCGGCTTTAAGGGAGAGAAGGATTCCTCCGACTTTAATGAAGAGCTCTATCGGCAACAGGAGTGGTTCAAGCGGTTATTCCCCGAAGTCATTCACTTGACTACTTATGACGAGCAGCTTCCTGGATCTGAAATTGTCAATCAGATTGAAAAGCATGCGGCAGAAATAGATAAGTACATTGTTGACAATGTCCGTCAAAATGGAATTTTGGAAGAGATTAATAAAGAACACCCTGAAGTAGTTGAATCCCTCTATTCCAATTTCCGCTATGCTTCTCGTGCCAAAAACCACTACTATGAGACATTGATTGAAAAAGAAAGCGATCCGAGCAAGATTGCTCAGTTGAAAGCTGAGCATCAAGCCTGGCAAGATCGCGTTCATCGCGTTCTCATGACCTACATTCAAGTGTATGGGCTGGGAAGGCTGATCGGGCCGCATTTAAACTGGTCAGGAATTTATCGTACCGATGAATGGCTGATGGAGCATTTCCGCAATCCTTCCGCACATGTCCCTCGCTCAATCATGCCTGTGATGCCTTTTGATGATACCAAATTTTATGCATTAACTTATATGCTGGATGAATTGGGCATTCGCAATCGCAATGCGGTCAGGCAAATTTGGTCTCTGCAGGGATTTAATCCGCAAGAAGCCTATGACATGCATTGCGCCCAGTGCCATGGAATTGCCATGCAGGGCAATGGAGTGATTGCTGAATGGATTTATCCCATTCCCAAAAACCTACATAATTCGGACTTCCTACGCAACTTGACCAAAGAACAGGCCATTTATTCCATTACGCACGGCGTTCATGGCACTCCCATGCCGCCTTGGGGAGAAATCGCCCAGGACAAGCCACAAGATATTCAAAAAGCCGGGAAAAAGACGCCGGTCCTGACGGCGGCTGAAATTCGCTACCTTGTCGATTGGCTCTTCTCTTCGCTGCCTGGTGGAGAAGTCATGAGGGAATTAGAAGGCGTTCCGAAATGGCATTATCAGCCGCACGATGTTTTAAAAGAATTGAAAGACGAAGGAGGGCATCTAATTCCTCTTCCGGAAAAAAGCAGGAAATCTCTTCAAGAAAAAGAGCTCCTTCCGGAGAAGAATCTGCCGGAGGAAAATAATCCGCCGCCTTCGGATGCCTCCGCCATTTCTTTCCTTCCAACGGGAGAAGGGTATTATGCCTCTATCCGTCCGGAGGTCTATCCCAGAACTGCTCCGCAAAACGTGCAGCAAGAGAATAAAGTGGAAGATGTCTTCGATGTCCTCCCCAATCAACAGATGCCGGGAGGATATAGCTATTACATCAAGAAAAAATACTATACCCCCCACAATATTCAAGAAGGGCAAAAGTTTTTTCTTTTAAATTGTGCGGTTTGCCATGGCAATGAAGCGGATGGAAGCGGAATTAGGGGCCAGGCAATGCAAGATGCCAAGCCTCGCATGCTTACCAATTTGGACTGGATTGAATCGCGCGATGACATGCGCTTACTGCGCTCGATTAAGTATGGCGTTCCGGGAACATCCATGACGCCGTGGGGGGATTTTACCAATTCATTGCAGCGCCTGCAGCTTGTCATGTTCATCCGAACGCTTAGTGAAGAGCATGATAAACGCAATGGCTTGGAGCAAGCGCTTTACCAAACTTATGAAAATGACCAAATGGCTATTGAAGATGCCCGCATTGGCATAAGCAAACAGCTTAGGAGCGCGGAATTAGAAAGCAAAGAAGTAGAAGAGAAGCAGACTGGGATCGAGCGCCGAATCACTGAAGGCAAGGTTGACCCGCAAGAGGCCATTAAGCTGTATGAAAGGCATTTGGAAATTGAAAGAAAAATCAATCTGCTGCAAGAGTGCGATAAAAAGTTGCAGGAGCTTAAATCAGAAGTAAAGCGCGAGCGCGAACTCTACTTCAACTTGGGCGTGGCCTTAATCACGGCCAAGGGAATCAGCGATGACACGGTCAACCGCTTTTTAGGTTTAATTCGATTGAATGCCAATCGCTATTCCAGTGACGATCAAAAGTTAACGCTCTCCCATGATCCAAAAACCGATCAAGAGATCCGCAAGGCCCGCAAGGCAATTGAACAAGAACTGAATGATCAGGTGGCTGCGCTCGAAAGGCAAAGGCTTGTTCTACAAGGAAAGATCCACTCTGCAGAGCGAACAGAGGAATTAGCGACCAATCAAGCTGAAATAGAGTCCATAAAAAAATTGAAGGCGAAGCTGATTGCCGATACGGAAGAAGCCCTGCGCTCAATTGCCAAGCAAGAGAGCCTTTTGCAAGAATTCAATAAATTAGAAAAAAGCGAACCGCAGCAGAATAAATCTAACGAAGCCGGTCAGCTTAAAAAGGCAAATGATGGGCAATCGAATCGGGAGCAAGCTCCTCATTCGGCAAAGAATCAATGA
- a CDS encoding NUDIX hydrolase: MISPYAISQVEYIQYKHAIEDLHVAYKCYKHDETERLQEEEGRLKYSQTHSQSAEGLIAKIKQWIAHFLHSLTRLFAPSGREAWKNSLMDSDPLFLKQRVEIINRMHVKLGQAHFDQNLACNAVAIDFYNSSLKTIQAWNRVFFSSRSSEWTISAPRICAPFQLMPLSNAISTEDERALSRYFELLNAYPEKLKRMGSLNDYKQGTYEIAYDPNEIRTIQQLTYDRLYARLNSHELAAAWSRPGVVCEDSFWIWIRDAVISPHGFKHMYNRLIWKSQLDGIGGAAVIPLFRLPDGQIRIGLILAYRHATSSWEFELPRGGSKKGETAEETAKRELQEEAGLLIDHPELLGSITPDSGVMPSIVPIFSGEVTVEQAPAHEETEAIAGKYFFSLDEIERGLADGYLTVEQKGEKQSFALRDPFLAYALLLYCIKHPRVN; the protein is encoded by the coding sequence ATGATTTCTCCCTACGCAATTTCTCAAGTTGAATATATTCAATATAAACATGCAATAGAAGATCTGCACGTTGCTTATAAATGCTATAAACATGACGAAACAGAAAGGTTGCAAGAAGAAGAAGGTCGCTTAAAATATTCTCAAACCCATTCGCAAAGCGCTGAAGGATTAATAGCCAAAATTAAACAGTGGATAGCTCATTTTCTCCATTCTTTAACCCGCTTGTTTGCCCCTTCTGGACGCGAAGCCTGGAAGAATTCCTTGATGGATTCTGATCCGTTATTCCTCAAGCAACGCGTGGAAATCATCAACCGCATGCATGTAAAATTGGGGCAAGCCCATTTTGACCAAAACCTGGCATGCAATGCCGTCGCCATCGATTTTTACAACTCTTCACTTAAAACGATCCAAGCATGGAATCGCGTCTTTTTCTCTTCTCGTTCTTCAGAATGGACGATTAGCGCTCCTCGGATCTGCGCCCCTTTCCAATTAATGCCTTTGAGCAATGCAATATCAACGGAAGATGAAAGAGCTTTAAGCCGCTATTTTGAGCTTCTAAATGCCTATCCGGAAAAGCTCAAACGAATGGGTTCTTTAAATGACTACAAACAAGGAACCTATGAGATTGCCTATGATCCAAATGAGATCCGTACCATTCAGCAGCTGACTTATGATCGCTTATATGCCAGGCTAAACTCGCATGAATTAGCTGCAGCATGGAGCCGGCCTGGCGTTGTATGCGAGGACTCTTTTTGGATATGGATTCGCGATGCCGTGATTTCTCCACATGGATTTAAGCATATGTATAATCGCTTGATTTGGAAGAGTCAATTAGATGGCATTGGCGGCGCAGCTGTTATTCCGCTTTTCAGGCTTCCAGATGGACAAATAAGAATTGGTTTGATTCTGGCCTACCGCCATGCGACCAGTTCATGGGAATTCGAGCTGCCGCGAGGCGGATCGAAAAAGGGAGAGACGGCTGAAGAGACGGCCAAAAGAGAACTTCAAGAAGAGGCAGGTTTATTGATCGATCATCCTGAGTTGCTCGGTTCTATAACTCCCGATTCGGGGGTCATGCCTTCGATCGTTCCCATTTTTTCGGGAGAAGTCACTGTCGAGCAAGCCCCTGCCCATGAAGAAACAGAAGCCATCGCAGGCAAATATTTCTTTTCCTTAGACGAAATCGAGCGCGGCTTAGCGGATGGCTATTTGACTGTCGAGCAAAAGGGCGAGAAACAGTCATTTGCCTTGCGCGATCCTTTCCTGGCTTATGCGCTCTTGCTTTACTGCATTAAGCATCCAAGAGTGAATTGA
- a CDS encoding cbb3-type cytochrome c oxidase subunit II: MTEKVNQPTPPKHEPAHTHFVHKLDRSAILTLVGIILLFSTSIIIVLVAPRYVDSTWTSPSSPYQVQMYEIEDPNIYISSASSGGSDLQYVRHLKQDLTLLAFKESENMRLIAPPELEKYITRADDEQLKLTSRLLMLREPQGQAKEKADQLRKKLQEANKNNGQKPDNNEEEPEKISYQVLELYDPQLKEAFSLEPAGGILQNWVDKDFVILDETVKHPYHQNYGVVYAQNPQEFRISPVRFGSMQKWRYDPNGEPIKDLADLKRPELNFHSRQELIYLGEHIYAIEGCWYCHTDQTRTLIQDVVLNGSDSFPAPPSSANEYIYQKITFAGTRRIGPDISRVGVKRPSRDWHKAHFWAPRTASAGSIMPAFQHFFDNDPRGTGKSTIGIPNHQFEAIYQYLMTKGTRITPPTQAWWLGKDPINTKEIIEGQRKLK; this comes from the coding sequence ATGACAGAAAAAGTCAATCAACCCACTCCTCCCAAGCATGAGCCTGCTCATACGCATTTTGTCCATAAGCTTGACCGTTCGGCTATTTTGACACTTGTCGGCATTATCCTGCTTTTCTCCACTTCGATCATCATTGTCTTGGTTGCCCCTAGGTACGTTGATTCGACGTGGACAAGCCCTTCCAGTCCCTATCAAGTGCAGATGTATGAGATTGAAGACCCGAATATTTACATCAGTAGCGCATCTTCTGGGGGAAGCGATTTGCAGTATGTGCGGCATCTTAAGCAGGACCTGACCCTGCTGGCCTTTAAAGAATCGGAAAACATGCGCCTGATTGCTCCTCCCGAGCTTGAAAAGTATATTACGCGAGCAGATGATGAGCAGCTAAAGCTGACCTCGCGGTTGTTGATGTTGCGCGAGCCCCAAGGGCAGGCAAAAGAAAAAGCGGACCAATTGCGCAAGAAACTGCAGGAAGCCAATAAGAATAATGGCCAGAAGCCAGATAATAATGAGGAAGAACCTGAAAAAATCAGCTATCAGGTTCTAGAGCTGTACGATCCTCAGCTTAAAGAAGCCTTTTCCTTAGAACCGGCAGGAGGAATTTTGCAAAATTGGGTCGATAAAGATTTTGTGATCCTGGACGAGACCGTCAAGCACCCCTATCATCAAAATTATGGGGTTGTGTATGCGCAAAATCCGCAAGAGTTTCGCATTAGTCCTGTGCGCTTTGGATCCATGCAAAAGTGGCGCTATGATCCAAATGGCGAACCTATTAAGGACCTTGCCGACCTGAAGCGTCCAGAGCTCAATTTTCATTCTAGGCAAGAGCTGATTTATCTAGGAGAGCATATTTATGCCATAGAAGGCTGTTGGTACTGCCATACCGATCAGACGCGTACCTTAATCCAGGATGTTGTCCTAAACGGTTCGGATTCGTTTCCAGCTCCCCCTTCTTCGGCCAATGAATATATTTATCAAAAAATTACTTTTGCTGGAACGCGCCGCATTGGGCCGGACATATCGAGGGTGGGGGTAAAGAGGCCCAGCCGTGATTGGCATAAGGCCCACTTTTGGGCTCCGCGTACGGCCAGTGCGGGATCTATCATGCCGGCTTTCCAACACTTTTTTGACAATGATCCAAGAGGCACGGGCAAAAGCACAATCGGTATTCCGAACCATCAATTTGAGGCTATTTATCAGTATTTGATGACTAAAGGGACACGCATTACCCCTCCCACGCAGGCTTGGTGGTTGGGAAAAGATCCTATTAATACTAAAGAAATCATAGAAGGACAGCGTAAATTAAAATGA
- a CDS encoding cbb3-type cytochrome c oxidase subunit I, producing the protein MVTYDDRAAKLFIYPAIVYMIIGMTVGVFIAFNTFIFPDYFSGEYVHFGRVRPVHVATVTLLWLLSVDVGLMLYFIPRLCGVSLWSSKLAVISGILWWITLSIGVNSFPWGTNFGWEYAELPTWISWFPLKFIFALSWLMIVFNFLMTIANRKFEKLYVSLWYSMGTLIWTTFTVVAGNFAVNWVPEGISRVNISWFYVHNLVGLIYTPMGLATAYYFLPKLANTPIYSHRLSMIGFWSIAFVYAWIGAHHMIHGPISQWLQTTAIIFSIWLFIPVWTVVYNLFATLQKDWLKYLQSAPIRFLMMGNIFYLITCIQGPLMALRNVNEITSKTDWVIGHSHISLYGTFTFFAIAGIYQAIPAMVKKPLWSNSLADWHFALNLWGSLLFLFSLWVGGFLQGLMWANWAEGASYAQFHDNLTRLPFLQTVADMRDWWIMRGVGGVIILLGNILFAVNIFNTIVLKPASQPDTPREVRAAT; encoded by the coding sequence ATGGTTACCTACGACGATAGAGCCGCTAAGTTATTTATCTACCCTGCGATCGTGTATATGATCATAGGTATGACCGTCGGCGTTTTCATTGCCTTTAACACCTTTATTTTTCCGGACTATTTTTCAGGCGAATATGTCCATTTTGGCCGGGTTCGCCCCGTTCATGTCGCTACCGTCACGCTGCTTTGGCTTTTATCAGTAGACGTGGGTTTGATGTTGTACTTTATTCCCCGCCTCTGCGGCGTTTCCTTGTGGAGCTCCAAATTGGCTGTTATTAGCGGTATCTTGTGGTGGATCACTTTATCGATAGGGGTGAATTCGTTTCCGTGGGGAACCAATTTTGGCTGGGAATACGCCGAGCTGCCGACCTGGATTTCGTGGTTCCCTCTTAAATTTATTTTTGCCCTCAGCTGGTTGATGATTGTCTTCAACTTTTTGATGACCATCGCCAACCGCAAATTCGAAAAATTGTATGTGTCTCTTTGGTATAGCATGGGAACGCTGATTTGGACGACTTTTACCGTCGTGGCTGGAAACTTTGCCGTCAACTGGGTGCCAGAAGGCATTTCGCGCGTCAATATCAGCTGGTTCTATGTGCACAATCTTGTTGGACTCATTTATACCCCTATGGGATTGGCGACAGCTTATTATTTCTTGCCAAAGCTGGCCAATACGCCCATTTACAGCCACCGTTTGTCGATGATCGGTTTTTGGTCGATTGCCTTTGTTTATGCGTGGATCGGAGCCCATCATATGATTCATGGGCCTATCTCACAGTGGCTGCAGACAACGGCTATTATCTTTTCGATTTGGCTCTTTATTCCCGTTTGGACGGTTGTTTACAATCTGTTTGCCACGCTACAGAAGGATTGGTTAAAATACTTGCAAAGCGCTCCGATCCGTTTTTTGATGATGGGCAATATTTTTTACCTTATAACGTGCATCCAAGGGCCTTTAATGGCTCTGCGCAATGTCAATGAAATCACTTCTAAAACGGACTGGGTCATTGGCCACTCGCATATTTCCCTTTATGGGACGTTTACCTTTTTTGCCATTGCCGGAATTTATCAAGCTATCCCTGCCATGGTTAAAAAGCCCCTTTGGTCGAATTCCCTCGCCGATTGGCACTTTGCGCTTAACCTGTGGGGCAGCCTATTATTTCTATTCTCGCTGTGGGTAGGAGGATTCTTGCAAGGCTTGATGTGGGCGAATTGGGCGGAAGGGGCATCTTATGCCCAGTTCCATGACAATTTGACCAGGCTACCCTTCTTGCAAACGGTTGCGGATATGAGAGATTGGTGGATCATGCGTGGAGTTGGGGGCGTCATTATCTTGCTTGGCAATATTCTTTTCGCCGTGAATATTTTCAATACAATTGTCCTAAAGCCTGCTTCCCAACCAGATACTCCAAGAGAAGTGAGGGCGGCAACATGA
- a CDS encoding cytochrome b N-terminal domain-containing protein, protein MAVFKGKRRESWAEYLANLPSLFVRSIFRHNYPNNDVDRSEIVFKNFFLHFHPVKCHKHSLDPFYTLGLGTITTSLFLLLTFTGVVLMFYYIPAEDRAYEIMKDWQDTTPFAMMYRNMHRWSAHLMVLFVFLHMSRVFYTGSYKGTRRFNWVIGVMLMVLTLILSFTGYLLPWDQLAFWAITVGTNIAGYVPNLPGFEYNVNRVMLLASTNVGQDALIRFYVLHVAVLPLLAGTLIGVHFWRIRKDGGLSRPPDKFRPDPYRVVQRSDTKESFAPGVKRTYGLMELVRGTCPTVDKGPYNFVFTWPHLLRAELLVFMLTTALVLVLSFIDAPLEEPANPSKPPNPSKAPWYFLGLQEMVAYNAFWGGVGIPTLIVLGLMAIPYLDRNPHGEGYWFHRSRYLAIFFYTLFMTWQGILIVIGTYFRGANWGWIWPWTENFARH, encoded by the coding sequence ATGGCAGTCTTTAAAGGAAAAAGAAGAGAATCTTGGGCCGAGTATTTGGCGAATCTGCCTTCCCTTTTTGTCCGGTCCATTTTTCGCCATAATTACCCCAATAACGATGTGGATCGCTCTGAAATTGTTTTTAAGAATTTCTTTCTCCACTTTCATCCCGTTAAATGCCATAAGCATTCGCTCGATCCTTTCTATACGTTGGGATTGGGAACAATTACGACAAGTTTATTCCTCCTGCTGACTTTTACCGGCGTCGTTTTAATGTTCTATTATATTCCGGCCGAAGATCGGGCGTATGAGATCATGAAGGACTGGCAGGATACGACTCCTTTTGCCATGATGTACCGCAATATGCATCGCTGGAGTGCGCATTTGATGGTGCTGTTCGTCTTTCTCCACATGTCGCGCGTCTTTTATACAGGCTCGTATAAAGGAACGCGGCGTTTTAATTGGGTGATCGGCGTCATGCTAATGGTTTTGACGCTGATTTTATCTTTTACCGGTTATTTGCTGCCATGGGACCAGCTTGCCTTTTGGGCGATCACGGTTGGAACCAATATTGCCGGCTATGTGCCGAACCTGCCGGGATTCGAGTACAATGTCAACCGCGTCATGCTGCTGGCCTCGACCAATGTCGGCCAAGATGCCTTGATCCGCTTTTACGTTTTGCATGTCGCCGTGCTCCCCTTGCTGGCCGGCACCTTGATCGGTGTGCATTTTTGGCGCATTCGAAAAGACGGCGGCCTGTCGCGTCCGCCGGATAAATTCCGTCCCGATCCTTATCGCGTGGTGCAGCGGTCGGACACAAAGGAGTCCTTTGCTCCCGGCGTAAAGCGCACTTATGGCTTGATGGAGCTTGTCCGCGGAACTTGCCCGACAGTGGACAAAGGACCTTATAATTTTGTTTTTACTTGGCCCCATCTTTTACGAGCTGAATTACTTGTCTTTATGTTGACAACGGCGCTTGTTTTGGTCCTTTCTTTTATTGACGCTCCTTTGGAAGAGCCGGCCAATCCCAGTAAGCCCCCTAATCCCTCTAAAGCGCCCTGGTATTTCTTGGGGCTGCAAGAAATGGTCGCTTACAATGCTTTTTGGGGCGGCGTGGGAATTCCGACCCTCATCGTTTTGGGATTAATGGCCATTCCCTATTTGGACCGCAATCCCCACGGAGAAGGCTATTGGTTCCACCGCAGCCGTTATTTGGCCATTTTCTTTTACACCTTGTTTATGACATGGCAGGGAATTCTAATTGTGATTGGAACTTATTTTAGGGGGGCCAACTGGGGATGGATATGGCCTTGGACAGAGAATTTTGCCCGACATTGA
- a CDS encoding ubiquinol-cytochrome c reductase iron-sulfur subunit, which produces MPKYRNSLNVDPNDKDPLISRRSFLALMGVGACLIGAGQMVGASLLGFLYPNAMKVPPSVFSIGRPEEVLARDGKVFYPKQKVFIETQAGKVRVQTAVCTHLGCTVNMVETGYACPCHGSTYDRHGKNTGGPAPLPLVYFQVFKAASGELMVDKAKTTLDFEAAWYRPNV; this is translated from the coding sequence ATGCCTAAATATCGCAATTCATTAAATGTTGATCCCAATGATAAAGACCCTTTGATTTCCCGCCGCTCTTTTCTTGCCTTGATGGGCGTTGGCGCTTGTCTGATTGGGGCAGGCCAGATGGTGGGGGCTTCCCTTCTTGGCTTTCTTTATCCCAATGCCATGAAAGTGCCTCCAAGCGTATTTTCCATTGGAAGGCCGGAGGAAGTGCTGGCCCGCGATGGAAAGGTCTTTTATCCCAAACAAAAAGTTTTTATTGAAACCCAGGCCGGCAAAGTCCGCGTGCAAACGGCTGTGTGCACGCATCTCGGATGTACGGTGAATATGGTTGAGACAGGGTATGCCTGTCCGTGCCATGGTTCTACCTATGATCGCCATGGAAAAAATACGGGGGGACCGGCCCCTTTGCCTCTGGTTTATTTTCAGGTCTTCAAAGCTGCTTCCGGGGAATTAATGGTCGATAAAGCCAAGACCACTCTTGATTTTGAAGCTGCGTGGTATAGGCCGAATGTATAA
- a CDS encoding biliverdin-producing heme oxygenase has protein sequence MPIKTDFSKQLKEATSSIHTAVESHPFMKKLLDGSLDEKCYHQHLIDLESVYRALEEGIRKSLKKESNLSTVYVKELERADAIQQDLQSATFAALKASPSPAAQEYVKHLNYLATHHPLLLLAHAYVRYLGDLSGGMILKKRIEQKWPDAVHFYDFSALIEKAKQKAFSFKESYKDKLDDLPLTANDIQALVNEAHLAFEKAQSLFDAIPLN, from the coding sequence ATGCCAATAAAAACCGATTTCTCTAAACAATTAAAAGAGGCCACATCGAGCATTCATACGGCCGTTGAAAGTCACCCATTTATGAAAAAATTGCTGGATGGCTCGCTTGATGAAAAATGTTACCACCAACATTTGATCGACTTGGAAAGCGTTTATCGCGCTTTAGAAGAAGGGATTAGAAAGAGCCTTAAAAAAGAGTCCAACCTTTCCACTGTATATGTTAAAGAGCTTGAAAGAGCGGACGCTATTCAGCAAGACCTTCAAAGCGCGACCTTTGCAGCTCTTAAGGCTTCTCCTTCTCCGGCAGCGCAGGAATATGTGAAGCATTTGAATTATTTAGCAACCCATCATCCCCTTCTTCTTCTTGCCCATGCTTATGTGCGTTATCTGGGAGATTTATCCGGAGGCATGATCCTAAAAAAACGCATTGAACAGAAATGGCCGGATGCTGTCCATTTCTATGATTTTTCCGCGCTTATAGAAAAAGCCAAACAAAAAGCCTTTTCATTCAAAGAATCTTATAAAGACAAGTTGGATGATTTGCCGCTGACTGCAAACGATATCCAAGCCTTAGTAAACGAGGCTCATTTGGCATTTGAAAAGGCTCAAAGCCTGTTCGATGCCATTCCTTTGAATTAA